Part of the uncultured Desulfobacter sp. genome, CCGGTGTCGGCGATCAGGTTGCCCGGATTACGGAATCCGCCATGCGGGGAGAAATTGATTTCAAGGAGAGTTTCAGACGGCGTGTGTCACTGCTCAAAGGATTAAAGGAAAAGGATATCCAGGGCCTGGCCCGGAGCCTGCCTTTGACCGACGGGGCCGATCTGGTGACCCGGACCCTGAAAGGCCTTGGCTACAAGCTTGCCATTCTTTCCGGCGGTTTTACCTTTGTGGGCAATTATCTAAAAGAGACCTTGGGGTTTGATTATGTATTTGCCAACACCCTTGAAATAGAAAACGGCGAAGTCACCGGCGAGGTGACCGGCGAAATTGTGGACGGTCAGAAAAAGGCCGACCTGCTGCGCGAGCTGGCCAAAAAAGAGAATCTTTCCATTCAGCAGACCATTGCCGTGGGGGACGGGGCCAATGACCTTCCCATGATTTCCATTGCCGGACTCGGTGTGGCCTTTAACGCCAAGCCCGTTGTCCGGGAAAAAGCGGCCAACACCATTTCCACCATGGGGCTGGATGGGCTGTTGTTTCTGCTGGGGATCCATGAACGGGAGATCCCTGGGCCGGCCAACACCACTGTTTGAAACGCCTATTCGATTCTATTGTCGGTCATTTTTTGTTGTAGGGGCAACCCCCTGTGGTTGCCGTCGTTAGGGCAGGCTCTGTGGCAGGGCAGGCACAGGGATCTGCCCCTACAGCGGCCGACGTTGGAATTAATCACCACTTTTTTAATAGCTATATTTCCAGAAGTTCTATGGGGTGAACGATCTTTCGGTCAAATACCTGGGAGAATTGTAACCGGCAGCTGAGGCAATCGGTTACAATTGTCCGATCTTTTTCAGATTCAAACTGTTTAAATAAAGAGCGCCCGGTTTTTAAACTCAGTGTGTGAAATGATTTTTTATACCCTAAATGACCACCCATTCCGCAGCAGCTTAACGCACCGCCCACGTGGATAATATCAGCCTCGGGGATGCTTGAGAATAGATTAAAATAGGGTTCACCGATCTCCTGTTCTCTCTGGTGACACGAGGCAAAATAGATCAACGGTGTGTCGGGATTGTTGATTTTGAATTCCAAATGGTGTGCTGTTTGAATGGAAAATAAAAATTCTCCAAGATCGTAGACAGCCTGCGACAGCTTTATTCTATCCATGGAATCAATTGATGAAAAATAGCCGTCATCCTTGAGAATTTTTTGGTAAATTGTTTTGGGAAGTGACAGAAACTTTCCAGCGCCGGAAGCCAATGGCACCTTTAATTCATTTTTTTGGCTTTCTAAACTCTCTTGGGCCGCCTTTGAAAAATAGGCATTTTCGAGCAGCAGTTTCTTGTAAAAATATCCGCAGGTCGGGCACGAGCAGATAATTTTGTATCCCTTGGAGACAGCCTGCATTAATATGCCAACATTTGCCTTTATTTTTTCCAGGGCTTTTTGCTTTTGCCCTTCCATTAAAAGCGGCATGCCGCAGCAATGTTGCTCCGGTACAAACACCTCGATTCCCAGGCTTTCCAGGAAATTCACCGTGGCCTTTCCAACCTCCGGGAAAAAATACCCGGCACTACAGCCTGCAAAATAGGCGACTTTTTGACGGGAGTCCGCAGTATCATCACTTACTGAACGAAGGCCTTTGGTCTTTGCCCATTGGAAAAAATTTTGACTTGCAAACACGGGCAGTTGCCTGTCAGGATCTATCTTTAAGGCTTTTTTTGTGATTGCGGCGGTCATGTTGCATTTGTTCAGCCGGTTTATGGGACGGCTGAACAATGTCCCTAACTTGCCTGATTTTTGAATATCAGCGGTCAATTGGTCTGTGAGGGGGATGCCGTTTTCAGCGGCTATTGCTGCTTTTGCCTGGAGGATCAGCGTTCTGATATCAGCACAGGGACACAGCCCGCACATTGTGCAAAGGTCAAGCAGTTGGCGGATTGTTTTATTGTCAAGCGTTTCCCCCTGTTCGATTAATTCGTCATTTAATCTGTAGAGTTCGGGGAAAAACAGGCAATCTTCATCCAGATGTGTTCTGCAGACATCACACCCGCAGTACCCTGCGCATTTTTCAAATATTTTTAATATCAGATCCTTGGAGGTGGTGCTCATGGTTACATTATCTTTTAATAGGGGTGGTTTCTGGTCGTGGTTTCCTGGAAAAAGGAGACCTGGGGTTGCAGGTCTCCTTTTGTATTTGGCAGGCAATTATGAAAACAGCCTGAAGTTAAATAATCAGTTATAAAATGAGTGCCTTTTAATTTGTGTTAAAAAACCATCGCGGCTTTTAAAAAACACAAAAAAGGCAACCCGCGAAGAAACTTATAGAAAGATTTTCAGGTCCGGTCAAGCACTATGTATAGGGGGTTGGATCAGGGATGCCGGCTTCGGTAAATCCTTTTATGCGGTGCAGGCAGGAGTCGCACTTTCCACAGGAACGGCCCTGGTCGTCGGGGTCATAGCAGGAGATGGTCAGGCTGTAGTCCACGCCTAAACCATGCCCGGTGGTGATGATTTCGGATTTTGACATGTGGATCAAAGGGGTTTCAATGGTTAAAACCGTCTCTTTTGTCACGCCGGTTTTTGTGGCCAGATTGGCCATGGTCTGGAAGGCATCAATAAACTGGGGCCTGCAGTCCGGATATCCTGAAAAATCCACGGCTGTGACGCCGATGAAAATGGCTTGGGCCTTCAGTACCTCGGCCCAGGCCATGGCATAGGATAAAAAGATGGTGTTCCTGGCGGGGACATAGGTGACGGGGATCTGGTTTTGATCAATCTGCGTCACGCTGTCGTGTTTGGGCACGGCAATGTCGTCGGTAAGTGCGGAACCGCCGAACTGGCGCAGGTCGATGTCCACGATTTTATGGTCACATGCCCCCAGGTGAACTGCCACTTTTTTGGCGCATTCCAGCTCCACGCTATGGCGCTGGCCGTACCTGAAGCTTAAGCTGTAAATCTCAAATCCCCTGGCTTTGGCCATGGCCATGGCCGTGGTGGAGTCAATGCCGCCGGATGAAAGGACGACTGCTTTTTTTATCATGGGTTATACTCCTCTTAAATCCGGATCCCAGATGATTTTGTGTTGTTGAAGGGAGAGCCTTGCTCCCAGTTTGTCTTTGAGTATCCATACTGCCAGGTCCGAAAGCTCAATACGGCCAAAAACCGGGCTGATGTGGATGTTTTTTACGGGATGATTCTTCAAGTGCGTTGTTATGATGGATGCGGCATATTCATAGTCCTGTCTGGATCCCACCACGAATTTGACTTCATCCCGGTCTGTCATGTGATTGAAATTGTCCAAAAGAAATGACCCGGCTTCACCGGACGAGGGGCACTTCACGTCCATGATGCGGATACAGGCCGGATCCACAGGCGCAATGCTTACACTTCCATTGGTTTCCAGCAGCACCTCGAATCCTTTTGCCTGAAGTTCGGATATCAATGCGGGCGTCTGGGTCTGAATCAAGGGTTCTCCGCCGGTAATTTCCACCATGGGGCAGTCAAACGCCGCCACCTGGTCCACGATTTGATCGATGGTCATGGCGTTGGGGTGTGCCG contains:
- a CDS encoding heterodisulfide reductase-related iron-sulfur binding cluster; the protein is MSTTSKDLILKIFEKCAGYCGCDVCRTHLDEDCLFFPELYRLNDELIEQGETLDNKTIRQLLDLCTMCGLCPCADIRTLILQAKAAIAAENGIPLTDQLTADIQKSGKLGTLFSRPINRLNKCNMTAAITKKALKIDPDRQLPVFASQNFFQWAKTKGLRSVSDDTADSRQKVAYFAGCSAGYFFPEVGKATVNFLESLGIEVFVPEQHCCGMPLLMEGQKQKALEKIKANVGILMQAVSKGYKIICSCPTCGYFYKKLLLENAYFSKAAQESLESQKNELKVPLASGAGKFLSLPKTIYQKILKDDGYFSSIDSMDRIKLSQAVYDLGEFLFSIQTAHHLEFKINNPDTPLIYFASCHQREQEIGEPYFNLFSSIPEADIIHVGGALSCCGMGGHLGYKKSFHTLSLKTGRSLFKQFESEKDRTIVTDCLSCRLQFSQVFDRKIVHPIELLEI
- the queC gene encoding 7-cyano-7-deazaguanine synthase QueC, which codes for MIKKAVVLSSGGIDSTTAMAMAKARGFEIYSLSFRYGQRHSVELECAKKVAVHLGACDHKIVDIDLRQFGGSALTDDIAVPKHDSVTQIDQNQIPVTYVPARNTIFLSYAMAWAEVLKAQAIFIGVTAVDFSGYPDCRPQFIDAFQTMANLATKTGVTKETVLTIETPLIHMSKSEIITTGHGLGVDYSLTISCYDPDDQGRSCGKCDSCLHRIKGFTEAGIPDPTPYT
- a CDS encoding radical SAM protein, which encodes MPLDICEIFYSLQGESTRAGLACVFVRLSGCNLSCAWCDTTYAAAHPNAMTIDQIVDQVAAFDCPMVEITGGEPLIQTQTPALISELQAKGFEVLLETNGSVSIAPVDPACIRIMDVKCPSSGEAGSFLLDNFNHMTDRDEVKFVVGSRQDYEYAASIITTHLKNHPVKNIHISPVFGRIELSDLAVWILKDKLGARLSLQQHKIIWDPDLRGV